The DNA segment AAGCAAGAGGGGTGATTTGTGTTGAGCTCGCATGATTCTGGACTGCGATTCCCTGCGCCTTGCTCGGGACCGAACCGACGAGAGGCGTTGCGTGCGGGGGCGTTGACGCTGGGGGGGCTGTCGCTCCCGGCATTGTTCCAGGCCCGATCGGCGTCGGCCACGGCGGCGGCATCGCCCGTGCGGACGACCTCGGGGCGGGCGAAGGCGTGCATCCTGGTCTTCGCCTGGGGAGGCCCAAGCCAGCTCGAGACGCTGGATCTGAAGCCCGACGCTCCCGACGAAATCCGGGGCGAGTTCCGACCGATCGCCACCTCGGTGCCGGGCATCCAGATCAGCGAGCACTTCCCGATGCTCGCCGAGCGGATGGACAAACTGGCGATCATCCGCTCGATGACGCACGACGACCCGGCGCACCTGTCGAGCGTGCATCACCAGCAGACCGGGCACCTGGCCCCCCGGCCGAAGTCGGACGCCGATGGCCCGTCGCCGGGCGACTGGCCGCATCTGGGATCGCTGGTCGCCCGGGTGCAGCCGAGGGCGGGGGCCTTGCCGGCGTCGGTCATCATGCCCTGGACGGTTGCGCATCCGGCGGCTCCGGGCGGCAAGGCCCCCGGCCAGCACGGCGGCTGGCTCGGCAAGGCATATGATCCGTTCCTCCTGCCCGGCGACCCGAATGCCGAGGGGTTCCGCGTCGAGGGGCTCGATCTGCCTGAGGGACTGGCGCCGGATCGCGTTCGGTCGCGACGGGACCTGCTTTCGAGCATCGATCG comes from the Tautonia marina genome and includes:
- a CDS encoding DUF1501 domain-containing protein, with the protein product MRAGALTLGGLSLPALFQARSASATAAASPVRTTSGRAKACILVFAWGGPSQLETLDLKPDAPDEIRGEFRPIATSVPGIQISEHFPMLAERMDKLAIIRSMTHDDPAHLSSVHHQQTGHLAPRPKSDADGPSPGDWPHLGSLVARVQPRAGALPASVIMPWTVAHPAAPGGKAPGQHGGWLGKAYDPFLLPGDPNAEGFRVEGLDLPEGLAPDRVRSRRDLLSSIDRGAVEPPSWTKTQARAFDALLSAEARGAFQIDREDPITRDRYGRHIHGQCLLMARRLVEAGVPLVTVNWHDDRQNYWDTHVDNFNHLKNRLMPPTDRGLSALLDDLAARGLLDETLVVWVGEFGRNPRITRTNAGREHWPRCYSALLAGGGVNGGMVHGSSDRWAAYPASDPVSPTDLAATILHALGIDPSTEVIDPVGRPLAINRGTPVTDILA